From a region of the Gossypium raimondii isolate GPD5lz chromosome 10, ASM2569854v1, whole genome shotgun sequence genome:
- the LOC105777082 gene encoding uncharacterized protein LOC105777082: protein MAARANRHGVQFQFSFLLTWILAVQGASQTQSQTPKLQYGSIVTGNGKDHPSVSSHPSPANGLGRSCNIVDLCRQIILSLTDTSGTRVETVVNVTMGKGALNGSVAGLEALAAGATHWFYNKTHSTGQLNFTMDPISDAANASTMLDLEAVSRGIFRAKPDMYAPTSTNDSNIAPRVVGYFVTKANSTSNVVELTFYAIDEVSVEEDDMKLVLKCAESILLAGKAYSCTSLKKCC from the exons tttcaatttagttttcTGCTGACATGGATCCTAGCAGTACAAGGAGCTAGCCAGACCCAGAGCCAGACCCCAAAATTACAGTACGGGTCAATCGTGACGGGCAATGGGAAAGATCATCCGTCCGTGTCTTCACACCCTTCACCTGCGAACGGCCTCGGACGGAGCTGCAACATTGTTGACCTATGTAGGCAAATAATTCTGAGCCTGACTGACACCAG CGGGACTCGAGTTGAGACTGTTGTTAATGTTACGATGGGCAAAGGAGCTTTGAACGGCAGCGTGGCGGGCTTGGAGGCATTGGCTGCCGGGGCTACTCATTGGTTTTATAACAAAACCCACTCCACCGGTCAATTAAACTTCACAATGGACCCAATTTCCGATGCCGCAAATGCATCGACAATGCTAGACTTAGAG GCTGTTTCTCGAGGCATTTTTCGTGCAAAACCGGACAT GTATGCACCAACCTCTACTAATGACTCAAACATAGCTCCTCGGGTCGTCGGTTATTTTGTGACGAAAG CTAATTCGACTTCAAATGTGGTGGAGTTGACATTCTACGCTATTGATGAAGTCAGTGTTGAGGAAGATGATATGAAACTCGTCTTGAAATGTGCTGAATCTATTTTACTCGCTGGGAAAGCTTATTCTTGCACTTCGTTGAAGAAGTGCTGTTGA